GCAGGGCGTCGATGCCCTGGGCTACGTACTCGCCGCCGAGATTGTCGACGACCACATCCACGCCGCGGCCGCCGGTCCAGTCTTGCACACGCTTGACGAGGTCCTCCTCGCGGGTGTTGATGACGAGGTCGGCACCCAGCTCTCGAACGGTCTCTCCCTTGGCCGCGCTGCGCACGGTCGTGGCCACGTCAGCGCCCAAGGCCTTGGCCAGCTGGATCATGAACGTGCCGACGCCGGAGCTGCCACCGGTGATCAGGATCTTGTCGCCAGCGCTGACCTCACCGAGGGACTTCACGGCGCGCACGGCGGTGGCGGCCCCCATTGGCAGCGTGGCGACCTCCGCAGGCGAGAGGCCGGTGTCGTCCTTGAGCACCCAGCGGGCCGGGATCTCAAGGTACTGCGCATAGGCGCCTGGTCTGTGAAGCCCGATGACGCCGTAACTTGGCGCCGCGCTGCCGGGGTGGATGTCCGCATCTTTCTCGTCGAATGGGTAGCCGGTGATGGGCACGACCCGCTCGCCGATTTCGAACCCGGTGACCCCTTCACCGAGTTCAGCTACCTCGCCAGCGGCATCAGCACCAAGGATGTGCGGGAAGGGCAGCTCTGGAACGACGGACCCTTCGCGGATGTAATGGTCAAAGCGGTTGACACCAGCGGCGAGTACCTTGATTAGAATGTGCCCTGGCTTGGGCTTTGGCGTCTCGATATCTTCGTACTTAAGCACGTCGATATCACCAAATTCATGGATAACTGCTGCTTTCATTTTATACCTCCTTATTTTGAATAGAAAATAGAAGTAACGGTGTTGTTAATTAACTAACATTCAAACTTCCATAAGATATTGTTTTAACAATAAATTACGTGTCATTCTGAGCACAAAGCCTACGGTTCTTATTTTCTGCAACTCATTGAATGCTGTGCCGTTTCATGTTGACCTGAAACCTTTATCGGGTAAACATTGCCCAATAGAAAACTTCTACATGAGTCTTGCCAACAATATCAAATTCTTCTTCTCTACCTTTTCGATATTTTTTGGCCAACAATTTATGCGCAAATTCGATTACTTCAACTTTGTAACCATTGAACCATACATAAGGTGAGTCGCCTCTAATATGGTCTGAAAAGTTTAATTCTGAAAAACCCCTGCCCAAATATTCCCGGATGTCAGCAATATAGTCTTGGATGAATTTAACATCTTCTTTATAACCCAAGTTGTTATGCCCAGTAACCATAACATCCCAGTCCATGCTCATCAAAGTTTCTAGATCGTTCTGAAATATTATCGGGTCCTGAGCGAGAGAAAAATTTCTGAACTCCAATTGATCAGGATGGACCATGTCAACAGCGTGTAATATTTTACGGTTTCCATCTTTAATCAAAAATACGGTATTGTCTGGTGTATGCCCAACAAGGGTTTTATATACCTCGAGATAGTGCCCCTCAAAATGTATTCCTTCTGAAATAATTTTTGTTGGTGCTGGCATGCCCATTTTATGAGCAATGAACTCATCTCTAACTTCTTCGGTCGCATATAGATCGATATCGTTGTTCCCCAGTTCTTTCAAAATGGCTCCAGCATCGCCGACGTGATCCGAGTGCGCATGGGAGTAAACAATAGCGCTAAGCGGCTTATTCGTTATCGCCTTGATCGCCGCAAGAATTCGTTTACCTCTCGCTATAGGAGCATCAATAAGCAGGACACTTTCTTTACCTACAACCACGGTGACATTGTAATACGAGACTGAAACCCAATAAACGTTTTCACTTAATCGTTGAATTTGAAAAGGTTTTTGGAAACGTTCGAGGTGCCCTCCTTCAACCTTCTGCAAGTTAACCGCTGCTACTGTAAGCGAAGCGGGTTTATAGATAAATTCCTGGCTGTTGACATTAGCCGCTAAGGACAGAACAAATGCTGTCAGTAACAATTTGCCTTTAATAATCGTTTTCATTTTTTTCTCCTGTTAATTCAGATCGTAGTGTCAAAAGTTAACACTACAATTATTTTCAATTAACTATTTTATAGTGACTTAGAACGATATTGACTTTTCTCCCCTTGTTTAATAGATTATTTTAGTCTGTTAAAGAAGGAGGGAAAACCCTTGCATAATATAGAGCGTTCAATCGTTTGGATTTGTAGACATTTCAACCATGAGCAAATTCTTCATCTAATCTCTGAACTTGTTAATATTCTGGAGAATAAGAATCCGGAGTTCCAACCTAAGGATGACTTCAAAGAACAACATCCGAACTACCGGGAATTTAGCACTAATCCTTTAGCGCCACTCGATTCCGCAGAAATTATCAAACCCAAAAAAACTTAAACTATAAAGAACTCCTTGCAGAATATGAGTCCAAATATGGCAAATCACTTAAACCAGTCAAAGTAAGAAGTCCTGAAAACTGCGTCCCCGAAACAACGAGGTGCCAACATTGTGATGCGCCCCATATTTACATCTATTTTAACGACGGCAAGAAACGCTC
This region of candidate division KSB1 bacterium genomic DNA includes:
- a CDS encoding zinc-binding dehydrogenase, producing the protein MKAAVIHEFGDIDVLKYEDIETPKPKPGHILIKVLAAGVNRFDHYIREGSVVPELPFPHILGADAAGEVAELGEGVTGFEIGERVVPITGYPFDEKDADIHPGSAAPSYGVIGLHRPGAYAQYLEIPARWVLKDDTGLSPAEVATLPMGAATAVRAVKSLGEVSAGDKILITGGSSGVGTFMIQLAKALGADVATTVRSAAKGETVRELGADLVINTREEDLVKRVQDWTGGRGVDVVVDNLGGEYVAQGIDALRGQGILVAVGFVAGLEVTFNIRNFFFGQKQIRGALAADIRELRTGLDFVRDGKIKPSLDRALPLSEAAEAHRLVSTNKVTGSMVLIPWEA
- a CDS encoding MBL fold metallo-hydrolase; this encodes MKTIIKGKLLLTAFVLSLAANVNSQEFIYKPASLTVAAVNLQKVEGGHLERFQKPFQIQRLSENVYWVSVSYYNVTVVVGKESVLLIDAPIARGKRILAAIKAITNKPLSAIVYSHAHSDHVGDAGAILKELGNNDIDLYATEEVRDEFIAHKMGMPAPTKIISEGIHFEGHYLEVYKTLVGHTPDNTVFLIKDGNRKILHAVDMVHPDQLEFRNFSLAQDPIIFQNDLETLMSMDWDVMVTGHNNLGYKEDVKFIQDYIADIREYLGRGFSELNFSDHIRGDSPYVWFNGYKVEVIEFAHKLLAKKYRKGREEEFDIVGKTHVEVFYWAMFTR